A portion of the Streptomyces coeruleoprunus genome contains these proteins:
- a CDS encoding GNAT family N-acetyltransferase has product MEPSVITLRQYQYDGLPDGFRQLLVDVHADAYADQMDDPFHQRFAWFVDHWSAMDGFSSVVAYDDEEPVGFAYGAPLAPGREWWRSTEFEPNNGYTSTYAVSEVMVRPRWRKQGISGQLHETLLKDRSEDLAVLLVDVTHPKVQNLYESWGYAKVGEQRPFADSPLYAVMVRSLH; this is encoded by the coding sequence ATGGAGCCGAGTGTGATCACCTTGCGGCAATACCAGTACGACGGCTTGCCGGACGGGTTCCGGCAGCTCCTTGTCGATGTACATGCCGACGCCTACGCCGACCAGATGGACGACCCCTTCCACCAGCGCTTCGCCTGGTTCGTCGACCACTGGAGCGCCATGGACGGCTTCTCGTCCGTCGTCGCCTACGACGATGAGGAGCCGGTCGGGTTCGCCTACGGAGCGCCCCTCGCGCCGGGACGGGAATGGTGGCGTTCCACAGAATTCGAGCCGAATAACGGCTATACGTCCACGTACGCGGTTTCTGAGGTCATGGTGCGGCCTCGGTGGCGGAAGCAAGGAATCTCCGGTCAATTGCACGAAACGCTACTCAAAGACCGGAGCGAGGACCTGGCCGTGCTGCTGGTCGACGTGACCCACCCCAAGGTCCAAAACCTCTACGAGTCCTGGGGATACGCGAAGGTTGGAGAGCAGCGGCCCTTCGCCGACTCCCCGCTGTACGCCGTCATGGTGAGGTCTTTGCACTGA
- a CDS encoding DUF6087 family protein produces the protein MAMDPAEDEPLAAWAARRDGRRSSDAEIIGTRRADPLLPGRQRASHIAPHPPRLLLELSEHGWETVRVAENAEQAVEFLAGG, from the coding sequence ATGGCGATGGACCCTGCCGAGGACGAACCGCTGGCCGCGTGGGCCGCCCGGCGGGATGGCCGGCGTTCGTCGGACGCCGAGATCATCGGCACCCGCCGCGCCGATCCGCTCCTGCCCGGACGGCAGCGCGCGTCCCACATCGCGCCGCATCCTCCCCGACTTCTGCTGGAGCTGAGCGAGCACGGTTGGGAGACGGTCCGGGTCGCCGAGAACGCGGAACAGGCCGTCGAGTTCCTTGCAGGCGGCTGA
- a CDS encoding GntR family transcriptional regulator, whose amino-acid sequence MLAYRIDRRSGVATYLQIVQQTKEALRLGLLEPGDKLPTAREVVEATAINPNTVLKAYRELEREGLVEARRGLGTFVRRTLGAAPADSPLRAELADWAARARRAGLERDDVAALFNAVLEQTYTRDET is encoded by the coding sequence GTGCTCGCCTACCGGATCGACCGGCGCAGCGGCGTCGCCACGTACCTCCAGATCGTGCAGCAGACCAAGGAAGCCCTCCGGCTCGGCCTGCTCGAGCCCGGGGACAAGCTGCCCACCGCCCGGGAGGTGGTCGAGGCGACCGCCATCAACCCGAACACCGTGCTCAAGGCCTACCGCGAGCTGGAGCGCGAAGGGCTCGTCGAGGCCCGCCGCGGCCTCGGCACCTTCGTCCGCCGCACGCTCGGCGCCGCCCCGGCCGACTCGCCGCTCCGCGCCGAACTGGCCGACTGGGCCGCGCGCGCCCGCCGCGCCGGGCTGGAGCGGGACGACGTGGCGGCGCTCTTCAACGCCGTACTGGAACAGACCTATACGAGGGACGAGACATGA
- a CDS encoding winged helix-turn-helix domain-containing protein: MSDGLPRYEYVKLADVIAAEIASGKLPKGAALPGERAMTDLYKVSIGTVRRAIAELRSRGLVATLPAKGTYVIGSADE, from the coding sequence ATGAGCGATGGTCTCCCGCGTTACGAGTACGTGAAGCTGGCGGATGTCATTGCCGCTGAGATCGCCTCTGGCAAGCTGCCAAAAGGCGCCGCCCTGCCGGGCGAGCGAGCCATGACCGATTTGTACAAGGTGAGCATCGGCACCGTGCGCCGCGCGATCGCCGAACTCAGGAGCCGGGGCCTGGTCGCGACGCTGCCCGCCAAGGGCACGTACGTGATCGGCTCGGCCGACGAATAG
- a CDS encoding DUF6875 domain-containing protein encodes MTAHADGALRPTAGALRLVEARTTDPKAVDIAPYMEAIYTYCPYLAPSVERGLTGWTVYEAEGEAEDVEAEVFHAGVQAAEWVRPLAVRRHGGLVCENIMVLGSHAELLTWPHWALKNLYGPVGLMIGKFHAGEQRTNGDGRGITVPPVSFLPVRVAVRPRDPRFLAATPDLAAALAVAVDDGRDVFEDLPQEWKAVRAWAKGLLA; translated from the coding sequence ATCACCGCGCACGCTGACGGCGCGCTCCGGCCTACCGCTGGGGCGCTCCGCCTCGTTGAGGCCCGTACGACCGACCCGAAGGCCGTGGACATCGCGCCCTACATGGAAGCGATCTATACCTACTGCCCCTACCTTGCGCCTTCGGTGGAGCGAGGGCTAACAGGCTGGACCGTGTACGAGGCTGAGGGCGAGGCCGAGGACGTCGAAGCGGAAGTTTTCCACGCCGGGGTGCAGGCCGCCGAATGGGTGCGCCCGCTGGCCGTGCGACGGCACGGCGGCCTCGTCTGCGAGAACATCATGGTCCTCGGCTCTCACGCGGAACTGCTTACGTGGCCGCACTGGGCACTGAAGAACCTCTACGGACCGGTGGGGCTGATGATCGGTAAGTTCCACGCGGGCGAGCAGCGAACCAACGGGGATGGTCGCGGTATCACGGTGCCGCCGGTGTCGTTCCTCCCGGTGCGGGTGGCAGTCCGTCCCCGCGACCCGCGTTTCCTGGCAGCGACACCGGACCTCGCCGCAGCCTTGGCGGTCGCGGTGGACGACGGGCGAGACGTGTTCGAGGATCTCCCGCAGGAGTGGAAGGCGGTACGAGCATGGGCGAAGGGGCTTCTGGCATGA
- a CDS encoding protein kinase domain-containing protein, whose amino-acid sequence MTAPPREAVEPLAERIGSPVAADLLSDRRGSRAWKVHGPRGAVALKANNPESDEARDKAAEMAQEDRHLLCLMQVGALSPGYRVDAGAWEGGRWLAVRWIDGVPLWRAFAPARGPEGDRPSVRSWMLGTARTWAQRLARLHAAHWAHADVQPTNTLVMSGGRAAIIDYALSCGPAEDRIPYRGAITHTTAPEIADAILSTSDDTHIQARPPADVWGLGASLFWCWTGQRPVSYEDAADRRTKLRVIAQGRTVSLGEALPWSFPEFEHVITACMAPSAEDRPTAADVADMLARGAG is encoded by the coding sequence ATGACGGCGCCCCCGCGCGAGGCGGTCGAACCCTTGGCCGAACGGATCGGGTCGCCGGTCGCCGCTGATCTCCTCAGCGACCGGCGCGGCTCACGGGCCTGGAAGGTCCACGGCCCGCGGGGCGCGGTGGCGCTGAAGGCCAACAACCCCGAGAGTGACGAGGCCCGCGACAAGGCCGCCGAGATGGCCCAGGAGGACCGCCACCTCCTGTGCCTTATGCAGGTGGGCGCCTTGAGTCCCGGGTACCGGGTCGACGCCGGAGCGTGGGAGGGCGGCCGGTGGCTGGCTGTGCGCTGGATCGACGGCGTCCCGCTGTGGCGAGCGTTCGCCCCGGCTCGCGGTCCAGAGGGGGATCGCCCCTCCGTACGGTCGTGGATGCTGGGCACCGCCCGCACTTGGGCGCAGCGTCTCGCACGGCTTCACGCCGCTCACTGGGCGCACGCCGACGTCCAGCCCACCAACACCCTCGTCATGAGCGGTGGCCGCGCGGCGATCATCGACTACGCCCTTTCCTGTGGCCCGGCCGAAGACCGCATCCCCTACCGGGGCGCGATCACCCACACCACCGCCCCCGAGATCGCCGACGCGATCCTCTCCACGAGCGACGACACCCATATCCAGGCCCGTCCGCCGGCCGACGTCTGGGGTCTGGGCGCCTCGCTTTTCTGGTGCTGGACCGGGCAGCGACCCGTGTCCTACGAGGATGCCGCCGACCGTAGGACCAAGCTCCGGGTGATCGCTCAGGGCCGTACGGTCTCCCTGGGAGAGGCCCTGCCGTGGTCGTTCCCGGAGTTTGAGCACGTCATTACCGCCTGCATGGCGCCGTCCGCCGAAGACCGCCCCACGGCCGCCGATGTTGCCGACATGCTCGCCAGGGGCGCGGGATGA
- a CDS encoding ABC transporter permease, whose product MSVLTPTGPRWAVVRQHHRPVRVAAALLGAVLALAAGLRVWVAFARDEAACAAGDTLGCEERIFNGQGTPSGLLRLTLELLSVGLPFLPLLVGAFVAGPMIARELESGTYKLAWTQSVTPARWLATKLAFAGGVVAAATVLVTVVYRATLGPVATYALTWHDRGGFMAQGPTLAAYCLLGVAVGALVGQLVRRSIAAMAVTGLVTGVVVLVLGALRWDLWPTVTSTSGDPSRATGFPAPEDALPLDSGFLTVNGDRVPYGSCWRSGGFDGCANRADITGKYVEYHPAAHFWNIQLVECGIVLALTALAAFLAFRALRRLHA is encoded by the coding sequence GTGAGCGTACTGACTCCGACGGGCCCGCGCTGGGCCGTCGTACGGCAGCACCACCGCCCCGTACGGGTGGCCGCCGCCCTGCTGGGCGCGGTACTGGCGCTCGCCGCCGGGCTGCGCGTGTGGGTGGCCTTCGCGCGTGACGAGGCGGCCTGCGCGGCCGGCGACACCCTGGGCTGCGAGGAGCGGATCTTCAACGGGCAGGGCACGCCGTCGGGTCTGCTCCGGCTCACCCTGGAGCTGCTCTCGGTGGGCCTGCCGTTCCTGCCGCTGCTCGTCGGCGCGTTCGTCGCCGGACCGATGATCGCGCGTGAGCTGGAGAGCGGCACGTACAAACTGGCCTGGACCCAGTCGGTCACGCCCGCGCGCTGGCTGGCCACGAAGCTGGCGTTCGCCGGCGGCGTCGTGGCGGCCGCGACCGTGCTGGTCACCGTGGTCTACCGAGCCACGCTGGGGCCGGTGGCCACGTACGCCCTCACCTGGCACGACCGGGGCGGCTTCATGGCCCAGGGGCCGACCCTCGCCGCGTACTGCCTGCTCGGCGTCGCCGTCGGCGCCCTCGTCGGCCAGCTGGTCCGCCGCAGCATCGCCGCCATGGCCGTCACCGGCCTGGTCACGGGCGTCGTGGTGCTGGTGCTGGGCGCGCTGCGCTGGGACCTGTGGCCCACCGTGACCAGCACCTCCGGCGACCCGTCGCGGGCCACCGGCTTCCCCGCACCGGAGGACGCGCTCCCCCTCGACTCCGGGTTCCTCACCGTGAACGGCGACCGTGTGCCGTACGGGAGCTGCTGGCGCTCCGGCGGCTTCGACGGCTGCGCGAACAGGGCCGACATCACCGGGAAGTACGTCGAGTACCACCCCGCCGCCCACTTCTGGAACATCCAGCTCGTGGAGTGCGGCATCGTCCTCGCGCTCACCGCACTGGCGGCCTTCCTCGCGTTCCGGGCGCTGCGGCGACTGCACGCCTGA
- a CDS encoding helix-turn-helix transcriptional regulator has translation MAVNAELKKRMRELGLTQEELARQMNAALAELTGRPGDVSARTVRNLVNGASRRPIGRTRVALERVFGCAAEDLGFSPLRTAVPQEDPVRRRTFITSAAGTTAAAAMPFLSQRRTVGMSDVSRDAAGLAELVATDDHQGGHAELEKRAVAGRAGVLELQDRNATESVRRSLFAMAAEYTTIAAWSCIDARALDRAQQYLHEATTYAGLSQDSHTEVHVWINMTMLAYQRRNWPETLAAAQAAQATRAARRDPFYGSMGHIRTSLGYAVLGDGRAALRSLGTARDTLDKASEGERPRWTAFYGAAEVDHLASVVHSHVGEHARAEATAHRALARIPPAFRRNRALATARLALAQLHQGDAELATATAADVFAIMDGDPLPGRMRTLIGDFHRDLFTLAPSTTYAREWGDRMRSEWSRV, from the coding sequence GTGGCCGTCAACGCCGAACTCAAAAAGCGGATGCGCGAACTGGGCCTCACTCAAGAGGAGTTGGCACGTCAGATGAATGCTGCGCTGGCGGAGCTCACGGGACGTCCCGGCGACGTCTCAGCGCGTACGGTCCGGAACCTGGTGAATGGGGCGTCAAGACGTCCCATCGGCCGTACCCGCGTTGCGCTGGAGAGAGTGTTCGGCTGCGCCGCCGAAGACTTAGGGTTCAGCCCACTACGCACCGCAGTACCGCAGGAGGACCCCGTGCGGCGTCGCACGTTCATCACTTCGGCCGCTGGAACCACAGCCGCCGCGGCGATGCCCTTTCTGTCGCAGCGTCGCACAGTGGGAATGTCTGACGTGAGCAGGGACGCTGCTGGCTTGGCCGAACTGGTGGCAACGGACGACCACCAAGGTGGTCATGCGGAATTGGAGAAGCGGGCCGTTGCAGGGCGCGCCGGCGTGCTGGAACTCCAGGACCGAAACGCCACTGAGAGCGTACGCCGCTCCCTCTTCGCCATGGCCGCCGAATACACCACCATCGCCGCCTGGTCCTGCATCGACGCCCGCGCACTCGACCGTGCCCAGCAGTACCTCCACGAGGCCACCACGTACGCTGGGCTGTCCCAGGACAGCCACACGGAAGTGCACGTGTGGATCAATATGACGATGCTCGCCTACCAGCGCCGTAACTGGCCCGAGACGCTGGCAGCAGCGCAAGCCGCACAGGCAACTCGTGCAGCCCGCCGTGATCCCTTCTATGGATCGATGGGGCACATACGGACCTCCCTGGGATACGCCGTCCTGGGAGACGGCCGCGCCGCCCTGCGGTCCCTCGGCACCGCCCGCGACACCCTGGACAAGGCGTCGGAAGGTGAACGCCCCCGGTGGACCGCGTTCTACGGGGCCGCCGAAGTCGATCACCTCGCGTCCGTCGTCCACAGCCATGTCGGAGAGCACGCCCGCGCGGAGGCCACCGCCCATCGCGCCCTCGCCAGGATCCCGCCTGCATTCCGCCGTAACCGCGCCTTGGCGACAGCTCGGCTAGCCCTTGCGCAGCTCCACCAGGGAGATGCCGAACTTGCCACCGCCACCGCTGCAGACGTATTCGCCATCATGGATGGCGATCCCCTGCCCGGCCGCATGCGGACCCTGATTGGTGACTTCCACCGCGACCTGTTCACTCTGGCCCCCTCCACCACTTACGCCCGGGAGTGGGGCGACCGTATGCGATCCGAATGGAGCCGAGTGTGA
- a CDS encoding GNAT family N-acetyltransferase: MITLRDLAMDDVPAIQRIYSGASVRFTHDRPYTAEEARERVAKALELAEEVPRRRWDFGIVLAEDDDLLGVMSLRIREPGVGTLSYILREDAWNSGYATEAAERVVEFAFTTAGLKRLEAKHHPRNLASGRVLTKAGFECIGTSELHTTDGVIVPYPVYAFRGPSTTQSAGEARCEP, from the coding sequence ATGATCACGCTGCGGGACCTGGCCATGGATGATGTCCCGGCAATCCAGCGGATCTACAGCGGCGCCTCCGTACGGTTCACGCATGACCGGCCCTACACGGCTGAGGAGGCCCGCGAGCGCGTCGCCAAGGCCCTGGAACTGGCCGAGGAGGTTCCCCGGCGCCGCTGGGACTTCGGCATCGTCCTCGCGGAGGACGACGACCTGCTTGGCGTCATGTCCCTGCGCATCCGCGAACCGGGCGTTGGAACCCTGAGTTACATCCTGCGCGAGGACGCCTGGAACAGCGGCTACGCCACCGAAGCCGCCGAGCGAGTCGTCGAATTCGCGTTCACCACTGCCGGCCTGAAGCGCCTGGAGGCCAAGCACCACCCGCGCAACCTCGCCTCCGGACGCGTCCTGACCAAAGCCGGGTTCGAGTGCATCGGCACATCAGAGCTGCACACCACTGACGGGGTGATCGTGCCGTACCCGGTGTACGCGTTCCGGGGACCGTCCACCACCCAAAGCGCCGGTGAGGCCCGCTGCGAGCCGTAG